tataaagacagaagaaattaactagttaaagaacaaattgaaaataacaaataaagctgGAACCGAATATTGCATTAACATGTCAACACATTTagtaaaatttggtttatttggaAATCACTTATATTTGTGGTCAATTAAGTGACTGTATTGTGGTTAATGCAGTCGGATCATCACCGATTAGATCCGAGTTTAATTCCCTGTCAGTGTGAGATGCTCAGcctcctgatacctctgttcacctagcagtaaacattaacctggaaattagtcaactgttgagggatgcatcctgaggaaggtctgtcgttggcttaggaaggcctacacaagcctaacaagctgcccgtctccgacagtgagaaacaatgttatgtttttaaacataatataataacaaaaccagcgtgggacatttactgcttgtgtgaaacttgacaacagttgtgtgaggtgagaatcatacggcccaatatggcggcctcgagtcctgttatccaaccggaagatgtgaacagactgcggtatggactggctgtgactaaggcaggacgacacgcgctagcaagtgtgtttatgtggtcgtaccggggcaccttcccagtagtgacttacctcactcaggacttggggtacaccaatgctcagtacaggcgtgtcttcgatgatcaccagagggataaactcgaagcttcctctgacgcggcaacttttgacatcaccctgttgtataaactcctgcaacgtgtgtgtggtctgtctgagatgaatgaccccacgtggaccactccagggcctcagggaccatcacttgaacacCTCATTTACAGCCTGAAGCAACACCGAAACACGTTGGCCCATGATAATGTGGGAATGTCAGAGCAAGATCTTACATCAACACTGACGGAGCTCAGTGACTTATTGGCTAAGATGCTGGCTGAGGCCGGCGTCCGGTGTGGGACAAACAGCCAggatgtggaccacgtgaccagagaTGTCACCGAGTATATTGGTGGTCTGCTAGCGAAGGTCAGAGAGCCGCTGGATCCCTCAGATGTGGCGTACTTGCCTCAGCTCCGCCAGGAGATTAAGATGTTCAGAAGCCACATCACAGAAGAGGTTAAGCAGATGAGCAAGCAGGAGCTAACTGACGGGTATAAACTGCTGTACCAGATTGTTCCCGCACCCTGGCTCCTCCTCAACATTAACTACAACCCAAGTCTTGCTTTTACACGACTGCGACTCCTTGAAGATCCCGTCATAGGGGCAAGACCCTCCCATGCGGCCAAGGGTCAGGATAGCACAAGACCCTCCCACGCTGCCAAGGGTCAGGATATAAACTATGAACACATCTTGAGTATGAGACGAGAGGACGGAAGAGTCCCTCAGTGTGTCCTCCTGACGGGGGAAGGTGGTATGGGCAAGACAACTttactcaagctcatcctcgagaaGTGGGTAGAGGACCCTGCTGCCATACGTCACCTGGGCACTGTGGACCTCGTTTTCTATGTACAGTGCAGGGACTCACATCTTAATACCTTCGATGGTCTCCTCCGCCAGTTGCTGCCTCTAGCACTTAGTGATTCTGACGCTGACTTCCAGCTGTTTAAGGAGATAATCTTGAGCTTAAATATATTAGTCCTGATTGACGGCTACGACGAGGTCAACGACCATTCAGGAAGGCTGGTGAAGGAGCTGTTGCACCTGCCTGGCAAGGATGTGAGGTTGGTGATAACCACACGGCCGGGGTGGGACCAACACCTGTCACAGCTCgtcccacacaccagacctcgctgcaacatcctcgtcttgggcatcactccagaacgtcgcgtggagttcgccgagagaaccatcaaggtgctggtggaggaagagtgccaacggagtgtcatcacagggaggtttacccagcggctggagcagatgagtcagttcctgggtgagtacctcaacactccactcaccttgaccttgttggcgctgctgtgtgttgaggctccagaagaatttaacaacctcaccacaaacACTCAAGTCTACGAGAAGATTCATGACTTCATAACCAACAAATTAGTGTCCAGACTCACAGACAAACACGTGACCCAACCCAAAGGAAAATGTGACGAAAATGTGAAAAGGTTTTTGAGGTTCTTAGAAGAGATTAGTTTAAGAGGGGTCCTGAGGCAGGAGTACGACCTTTGGCCAGAGACGGAAGCGGAGATTAGGGagaagtgtgacactctgggactgccgcaggaggaggtcttgtccaactatttcacaagaaccagctaccgtcggggcctcaatgtggtgtgggtgtttggctattttcacgccaggtaccaggagtattgTGCCAGCAGGAGGCTGGTCGATCTCTTGTTGAGGGCTGAGCAAAACCGAGGTGATCCAGCATCACACCGTGTGTCAGGGGAAAGGTCTATAATCATTGACCTCTTGGTGGATGTTGTACGTAAGGAAAAACGCTCCTTGGGAGATCACCTGAGAGGGTCAAAGTTTGATATTATCGAAGTGCACCAAGAGTTTAATAAGCGCCCCAGATGGCAGAACATTTTAGTCAGCACTACCGGGGTGCTGTGTGCCCGGGGAGTAGAGCACAGGTTCATTACTCACATAATTGACCTGTGCAAGATGGTTACACATAAGCCTGACGAGCTGTTGAAGCATGTAGCAGAGTCCCGCGGGAGTGAGCACGTCATCCAAGCCGTGTGTGAGAAGCTGCGTACAGCACAAGAGTGGAGAATAGTGAATGTTGACTCGTGGGTTGTCCTGCCGCTTGTTCTTAAGAAGGTGACACCTAAGAACATTTACCTAATCATAAACGATACATCCCAACTAAAGCAGCGCCTGTCTACACTGTCAGTGCTGGCAAAAATGAAGGTAACCATATCCTTAGTTCTTGGCGGTAGTTTATACAGCAAAGACGGAAATATTGATAAATCAAAACAATGTTTGGAGAGGCTGACAGCCCCCGGCAGTAAGTGTACCTTAGAGGGGTTTGAGGGTCACTTGTCTGAGGCAGTCatacccctcctgcctcacaccctcGAGAGCCTCCGCCTGCACCTCACACTACAGCAACTGACCGTCCTCATCCGTCACCTGcctcaccttcctcacctgcagcgtcttggtaaatattcatattttccaccataattttagggttatttattaataccaaaattacgcaaagggcttcattcgtcatgtttaatatagtaattcagatttacattgtttacatatatgtttacAATCTTATGGACGAAAGattccttatattgtttacaaacataatcaccttaagggagacaaacaccttatattgtttacaaatatagtcaccttaagggtgacaaacacctgatattgtttacaaatatagtcaccttaagggtgacaaacaccttatattgtttacaaatatagtcaccttaagggtgacaaacacctgatattgtttacaaatatagtcaccttaagagcgacaaacacctgatattgtttacaaatatagtcaccttaagagcgacaaacaccttatattgtttacaaatatagtcaccttaagggtgacaaacaccttatattgtttacaaatatagtcaccttaagggtgacaaacaccttatattgtttacaaatatagtcaccttaagggtgacaaacaccttatattgtttacaaatatagtcactttaagagcgacaaacaccttatattgtttacaaatatagtcaccttaagggtgacaaaccttctactttgattacaaatatagt
This window of the Procambarus clarkii isolate CNS0578487 chromosome 46, FALCON_Pclarkii_2.0, whole genome shotgun sequence genome carries:
- the LOC123749636 gene encoding uncharacterized protein translates to MAASSPVIQPEDVNRLRYGLAVTKAGRHALASVFMWSYRGTFPVVTYLTQDLGYTNAQYRRVFDDHQRDKLEASSDAATFDITLLYKLLQRVCGLSEMNDPTWTTPGPQGPSLEHLIYSLKQHRNTLAHDNVGMSEQDLTSTLTELSDLLAKMLAEAGVRCGTNSQDVDHVTRDVTEYIGGLLAKVREPLDPSDVAYLPQLRQEIKMFRSHITEEVKQMSKQELTDGYKLLYQIVPAPWLLLNINYNPSLAFTRLRLLEDPVIGARPSHAAKGQDSTRPSHAAKGQDINYEHILSMRREDGRVPQCVLLTGEGGMGKTTLLKLILEKWVEDPAAIRHLGTVDLVFYVQCRDSHLNTFDGLLRQLLPLALSDSDADFQLFKEIILSLNILVLIDGYDEVNDHSGRLVKELLHLPGKDVRLVITTRPGWDQHLSQLVPHTRPRCNILVLGITPERRVEFAERTIKVLVEEECQRSVITGRFTQRLEQMSQFLGEYLNTPLTLTLLALLCVEAPEEFNNLTTNTQVYEKIHDFITNKLVSRLTDKHVTQPKGKCDENVKRFLRFLEEISLRGVLRQEYDLWPETEAEIREKCDTLGLPQEEVLSNYFTRTSYRRGLNVVWVFGYFHARYQEYCASRRLVDLLLRAEQNRGDPASHRVSGERSIIIDLLVDVVRKEKRSLGDHLRGSKFDIIEVHQEFNKRPRWQNILVSTTGVLCARGVEHRFITHIIDLCKMVTHKPDELLKHVAESRGSEHVIQAVCEKLRTAQEWRIVNVDSWVVLPLVLKKVTPKNIYLIINDTSQLKQRLSTLSVLAKMKVTISLVLGGSLYSKDGNIDKSKQCLERLTAPGSKCTLEGFEGHLSEAVIPLLPHTLESLRLHLTLQQLTVLIRHLPHLPHLQRLDIDLDATGYVDPDTLDATGYVDPDTLDATSYVDPDTLDATGYVDPDTLDATSYVDPDTLDATGYVDPDTLDATSYVDPDTLDATGYVDPDTLDATGYVDPDTLDATSYVDPDTLDATGYVDPDTLDATSYVDPDTLDATGYVDPDTLDATGYVDPDTLDATGYVDPDTLDATSYVDPDTLDATGYVDPDTLDATSYVDPDTLDATGYVDPDTLDATGYVDPDTLDATGYVDPDTLDATSYVDPDTLDATGYVDLDTLDATSYVDPDTLDATGYVDPDTLDTLQYQGWILNLTISRVLTDDDPAIDWCCHLAAQLCPPSRGGYSLLYFFNTRLTSVGGERLLRGLHRRGVTGDDLTVRIQDSEENKKYLQELSASLNNFKNVLIL